The sequence AATGTTGTAGTATAAACTGAGCAGTCTTTCCTGCTCCCTTCAAAGCTTAAAAGAAGGAAACCGGCAAACAAACATACCAGGCAAACAATTCCAAAAATAAAcccaaacaatgttataaaaaCAAACTAGTGCTCCACTCAGCCGTCTCCAGAGTCGGTGCCAACCCAGTTCTTTCAGACACACAGCTTTCACCAGCCCTTATTACACTTGTTCAAACAGATGGGCTCTGCAGCATGCCCAGAAGGACCCGTTCTGTCTCTGTATCTAGATATCTTATCTATATCTATAAAAATGTACCAGCAAGGCCTGGTTATACGCTGGGGTGTAAAAGTGTTGTTCTCCTTGTTGCACTAGAATATTTTGAGGGACTTGCCGTTTAAACCTGGTGATCATGTTGTAATGTTATTAGGGTCACTGTTTTGCCTTAAAACTTGAGGAAAGCTAGAAATATTATCTTATCAACTAACAAATGAAAGTTctgatctccagcctcctttgTACTGTCCCTGTTTAATGTGCTCTAAATACTTAGAACTTCCCTGACAAGGATAGTAATTTAATCCATCAGTTTTGATTTAGCTGTCCAGATGTTAAAGCCAACACAATGTCCATAAACTGTtactttaaaattgtaaatttgagtttctttttttccccccaaggtgTTATGTAACGTTGATGAACTGTTTGATCGGGAAGAGCTTTCAGCAGCTCCTGATTCTGGATGGCCAGATTGCTTTAATAGTGGTGTATTTGTCTTTCGACCTTCTGTAGAAACTTATAACCATCTGCTGCAATTTGCTACTGAACATGGCAGCTTTGATGGTAAGTCTTTGAGAGAACATAGAGCAAGAAATTACCCTTACCCTCAACAAGACAATTCTCCACAACTGTAAAGGGCCGAGCGTACAACTtagcagagcagagggaggaaATGACAATACTCAAGGTTTAATCTCTCAAAaaacctcagctgatgtaaattgtcatagctccagtTTACACTAGTTGAGGATCTAACCCTAGAACTCTTGATCAGATAAGCTGGACAGGGGTTACCTGAATATCTCTGCCTCACTACACATTATTTCATTTAaagcttacattaaaaaaaaatattctttccttTGTCTATATCCTATAAATAGAAACAGACAAATTGCTAAGTATGAATACAAAATAATAACACAAGCTaacagggacaaaatcagaaaggctaagggacACAATGAGTTACACCTTGCAAGGGACAtcaaaggcaataagaagagggtctataaatacatcaggaggaagagaaagatgaaggaaagtgtaggctcTCTGTTTATTGGGGAAGGATCTctaataacagatgacatcaagatGACTGAGGTGTTTGTCTATTTTACTTCAGTCTTCTCTAAAAAGGTACGTTGTTACTAGATACTTAACACAGTTAATATTAACaagaatggggaaggaacacaagccaaaattgGGCTGGGGGGGAACAAGCTGAAGAATATTTAGATaggttagatgtattcaagtcagcagggcctgatgaaattcaccctagagtACTTAAGGATGTGACTGAAGCAATTTTGGAACCATTgatgattatctttgagaactcctagAGGATGGTTTAAGCACCactggactggagaagggcaaatatagtacctatctttaaaaagagaaacaaagagaatccaggaattatagatcagtcatcCTAACTTGGGTACctgaaaagatactggaacaaattattccacaaccaatttgtaagcacctaaaggTTCATAGGGCTAGAAGGAATAGCAGGCATGGATTTGTCAGCATGGATTATGCCAAATCAATGTAATTTCTTTTTTTGACATTGTTACTGGCATCGTGGGTAAGGGGAAAGCTGTAGACGTGATATAGCTTGATTTTTTTGTTAGGCTTTTGAGGCTGTTCCATATGTTGTTCGcaaaagcaaactaggaaaatgtggtctataTGATATGGCCTATAAGAAGGGTGGAAAACTGGTTAAAGACTGTACTTGGAGTAATTATCAACGGTTTGCTGTTAAACTGGGAGTAGGTATCTagtagggtcccacaggggtactagtcaatattttcagtaATGACTTGGATTATGGAATGGAGAGCATActtaaaaatttgcagatgaccccaAACATGGAAGGATTGCAAAcctggaggacaagattagaattcaaattgaccttgacaaactggagaacaggtctgaagtcaacaagatgaaattcaatgaagacaagtgcaaagtgctatgCTTGGAGAGGCATAATCAAATGCACATTGATTATGAATCAGCAGTGTCATGCAATagtgaaaaagactaatatctttatgggatgtattaacagaagtgtcctATAtaaaacatgggaggtaattgccAATTTTACTCTGCGCCAGTGAGGTCTCAGCTgaagtactctgtccagttcggGAGgctacactttaagaaagatgtgaacaatttggagagagtccagaggagaaggAAACAAATGATAAAATGTTCAGAAAACCTGGGCAATgaggaagagatttttttaacaaaaaaaaccttggacatatttagtcttgagagaaAAAGACTGAGGGTGgatctgataagtcttcaaatatgtgaagggttGTTACAAAGACTATGGTGAGCAAATGCTGAAGGTAGAAGAAGCACCAattgacttaatctgcagcaggggagatttatgTTAGATATTAAGGAAAATTTTCAAGGATAGGTAaactctggaatagacttccagaggaggttgtggaatccccattactggcagtttttaagaataggcttgacaaacacttgtcagggatgggctaggtttACTTTCGTCTTGCCCACATGCACAAGGGTGGACTAGgtaacctctcaaggtctcttccagtccagCATTGctaggattctgtgattctatgaaatcttaATTTCTGTTTCCttccattctttattatttgatgATATAGTAAGTGTATTTATTTCTCATCCTATGAAATTCATGCTGTATAATTATATTTTGTATTAACTTTCAGTATATTAGCCAGTAGGCTAATTCTGCAAACAGTTACACACTGGCATCAAGCTGTTGCTTTTGTTACCTCATCTTCCCACCCACCATCACCTCGGTTGCCTCTTTTGTCTACTTGCTGCTGCTTACGGGCAATTTTTACCCAATTTGAAGATTTTTGCAGTTTCTTCTCATACACAAACTGGCTTTTGAAAGCAAGACGGCACTGAATATTCATATAACTTCCTCTTTGGAGCCTAAAGGATTAAGCTAAAATACAGTGGGGGACAGAGATTTACCTCACGACTCTGGGCTAGATTGTGCTTTCGTTGTGCAGCtgcaggaacagaacagggaaggAGCATTGGCTCTTGCTCCACTGGCTGGCTTGTGGAGGAGGTGGAGTCCAGGCTCCAACCATGTGTTCAGGGGGGAGCAAGAAATGGGTGTACAGCACCCACTTACCCTGCACGCCCAGGCTCAAGGTCCAGGGAGACTGCACAGGATTATAAAGCTGTGTGGGTATGTAGCTCAAATCACGCAAGTTTTAGACCAAAGAGTCTCACTTGcactcattttttcttttttcagcacTGAATTTTCTCTTTGCTATTAAATCTTCAAACAAATTGTAGCTTACACGAACATTTTGTTGATGCTGTTTGCAATTTTATTTATTCTCTAGGTGGTGATCAAGGCTTATTAAATAGTTTCTTCAGTAACTGGGCAACAACAGATATTGGCAAACATTTACCGTTTATCTACAATTTAAGCAGTAGTGTTATCTACACGTATGTTCCTGCTTTCAAACAGTAAGTAGTATTACTGGTGGATGATTGCAATTCTATACAGCCCTTTAATATATTTTGCCCATTTATAAGAGAAAAGGCTAGTGACCCATTCTGAAACTTGTTGATTAGAAGTTAGTCTAACACAATAGTCCACAATGTGAAGTCGTGTGACAAGAAGTTGGAATACAGTAATGCAGATCCTTTATCATCTGGTCTGATACAGAATACCACGATTTCTCAACGCTTAGTATTGTTAAATAGCTCTTACAATAGAGAACAAAAGTAAAAGTTGGAATAGTATTACTTGAATTGATATATCTTGGTTGATATGTCACTTCAGTGACACTTTCCTTATATTCTGCAGACCACAGATTACCTAATGGCACAGTTCTGATATTCTTACTGCAAAAGTAGCCCCTCTGATTTTCATTAGAGTTTCTCACAGTGTAAGGGTATTGAAATCTGTCCATAAGATTCTTCCTTGAAGCAAAATCGGTTCTAGCAATTATTATATGATTTCAAATgctcttctttttttctcttttaataaaCTTTTATGGTACACTGTTATAGGTATGGCTATATGAAATTCTTTCAAAAATGGGTCATGAATTCGATGATCCATTAGTGTGAATTACGATGAACTTCTTTTGAAGCTTTCACTGGATAATTTAAATACCGGAACCAAAATAATCAATAATTTTTGCTGCTTTGATATTCagtaaagtgatttttattaGTTCGGAGGGGAACATGCAAGAAGAGATGAACTATTTCCATTAGAATCAGCAGTAGGAAACAAGTGACAATGCAgtcttttatttcctttctttcaaGCAAAGCAATTcagattaataaaataaaataatttaattcaATAGCTTTCAATTATTTTGCATAACTGAGATCACATCTGGTGATATTGCATTGACCTCTTATTAGTGTATTGTCACGTGTAGTTGTTGCAAGACGTCATGCCTGCCACTTATGAAATGCCAGTCAGGATGTATTTATTCCTATCCCACAACTTTGTATTTCTCTCCTCTACAGTTTTGGCAGAGATGCAAAGGTAGTTCATTTTTTGGGGCCAGCAAAGCCCTGGCACTACAAGTACAACTCTCAAACAAGAACAGTTATGCAGGATGACTCCACCTCAGGATCTCAGCATCAGTTCTCATTTCTTGTACTCTGGTGGAAGATATACTATGCTAACATATTGCCTTTGTTAGAAAAACTTCCAGAGGCGGAAGACGCAGAAtcccagggacaaaaggtaaagtggtatcttggaaaagagactagcGGGAATATGCCAAAATCAAAACACCAACAAAAAttccataaataaaaataaattactatCTTGACTTCTTTTTTGGCCTGGGGAGTTGAGTGAGATGGGAAGGCATGATGGCTTTTGAATGGCAATAAACCTGCAGTGACTTTTTAGTGCAGATGTTGTCTAGAGATGGATGTGATAACTATACCTCTGTGTAAAGTATTAGCTTATTATTATTAGTGCGCCAAAGATTTTTCCTTTGTATCAAAAGTAAACATAATTGATGAATAATGTTTGTAAACTGACACTTAAACCTTCCCAAAACCTCTCTCCAAAAGCCTGGCAGCCAGATTttcggctggtgtaaatcagcattgctccactgTCTTTGATAGAGCTAAGATGATTACCGTCAGCTGAAGACCTGGCCTGGAAATACAGTCACTTTACCTTTTTTCAGAACTGCATTGTAACTGTTCGTATGAGGGTCATAGCTTCTCAGCTTATTGAATAAAGTTGCCCTGAAAAAGGTCTGAATATTTATGTTGAGGAAATAGTTTGCTATAGCTTTACAGCTGAAAGCATGCTGCTGTAAAGCATGCAGTTTGGCActtcaattttaatttaaaagtaaaaCTTAAAAATTAGTTCTCTCATCAAGAAATATACTCTTAATTTGCATATTTAAAGTGGCTAGAGTAGACTAGTTGCTGATAAATAGATTAGATTGTGGTTTCAAAAGAGATAAAGCAGCAACTAGGAGTAGTGGGGGCAGAGAATACTTTGATACGCATTATAAATTGCATCCCCTTGATACATGTAAATGAATTTTCACAACTGTGTTTAGAATTGGATGATGATAATCATAAAAACTTCAACAGGCCCATAAAATcagttgaagtattgccactgaTGTGAAGAGAATCGGTTTGTAAAACCTTTCTTATGCCTAGCaaactgggaaggaggagagaagaagGGGAACTGCAGGTTATAGATATTTGCAATTTTTGTTTGCCTAACTTTTGTCCCTCCTATACTTGGTAGAATAAAGAAACAATAGAAGTAAGCTAGCATGGAAATTGAATAATTTCTTCTCAGTGGACGGGGGTGGCTTTAAGGTTtgtattaagggcttgatccatctcctactgaagtctatgggagtctttccattgactttaatgggtgtTGGATTGACTACGAAGTTTAGGTACAAGACTTTCACTGAAACCTGTGCCCCAGTCTGGGGATAAAAGAAACCCCTTCAGATTCTGTAGCTCTTTATTCCTTAACTTCTATAGGGCCTGTGGCAATCAACAAGAAAATACCACAGTAGAACCTTGTATCATGAAGAAAGTGtaaatattttttataatttgTTAAATCACACGTATCATAAAACAGTTTGTTGCAAAATTCTTCTTTTAGTGATGTGATTTGTTTTTTCTAGCACATTTTCAGTGGAGATGAAATTAGACCAAAAAATGAGAGTCCTCTGATCAATTCTCTGCAAATCCCTGTGTTTCCAGAACAGACACCTGAAATGGACATCACTACTTGTCCACCGGAAGAGTTTGATACTAAAACAGTAAGTACAAACTGTATATTTCTTGTGAATATCTATGTATATTTTTACATATTGGGCACTACCAGTGATGGACATTTTTATGATGACACATGTAAGCCTCTAAACAAAATTTAATTTAAGCATTTGATCTTGATGATAACATCCTCCTCAATTTAGTTCTAGTGCTTTAATTCTCTCACTGGATTCAGAAATAAATTCAAGTCTCATCATGAAAATTTATGGTCTTTGATCTTCAGTCAAGAATGGCTCTGATGTATCTGGAGTTTAAAAAATTTGTATTGAACATTGCCAAGATAATATTTGACAAGTTAGTGGGTGCTAAATAAATCTTAGGGAAATTCTACTGCCAAAGTAACCTTATTGAATTACAGTATTCTTATCATTGTATAAATTTAAAGCTGGAATCTTCTTTTATCAATAATATTTACAGAGATTTCTGTTTAAAACTTAAGTGTATTCCTCAAAGACTGTTTCCTAGTCTGCATTCCTCTGATATAGATGTACTGTTCACTTCTGCAAGGCAGTTTGAGTTCCCCTTTGAGTACTTGTTTTACACTTGTGTATATCAGTTTATTTAATTGGAATAGCTTATATGCTTACTGGAGTGAGGTCACTTGGATGCACATTATTCTGTTCATCCTGGCTTCTTAGAGCCTTGTCCATAATAGCACTTTCATACCATGCAGGGCTACTAACCATAAAAGTTTGTTTTGTAATACTTGCTATATTATGGTAGATTGGGAGAAAGTAAATCAAATTGTAGCTTCAGTGTCAcctgctgtttgtttttactgATTACACTcccagtgcatccgatgaagtgagctgtagctcacgaaagcttatgctcaaataaattggttagcctcaaaggtgccacaagtactccttttctttttactcccaATACAGTGGCCAAATGAAATAtaattttcctcatttttaatggCTAAATCTGTGTCAAGGCTTCATAATGGTACTGTGTTCGTGTGTTGTAAACATATCACTATTTTAGTGTTTCTTGACCATTATTGTAGAGAAGTgtagtggtttttgtttttagagaGAAACTGCAAATGAACTATTTGCAAgaatcccttttttaaaaactgaatttatttaaaggattttaatttttgttgaaTCTTTCTGATGGTGTTGGAATGTTGTTAGACCCAGACTATTACTATATACACTACTGCGTGGTAATTCTAAAACATGTTGCTTAACAACGTGGTTctttggggtttttaaaaatatctttaaattgC is a genomic window of Natator depressus isolate rNatDep1 chromosome 1, rNatDep2.hap1, whole genome shotgun sequence containing:
- the GYG2 gene encoding glycogenin-2 isoform X1 gives rise to the protein MAVADQAFVTLGTDDDYCQGALVLGQSLRNHMTSRKLAVLITPQVSSAMRAVLCSVFDEVIEVDAIDSADSMHLALLERPELGVTFTKLHCWTLTQYSKCVFMDADTLVLCNVDELFDREELSAAPDSGWPDCFNSGVFVFRPSVETYNHLLQFATEHGSFDGGDQGLLNSFFSNWATTDIGKHLPFIYNLSSSVIYTYVPAFKHFGRDAKVVHFLGPAKPWHYKYNSQTRTVMQDDSTSGSQHQFSFLVLWWKIYYANILPLLEKLPEAEDAESQGQKHIFSGDEIRPKNESPLINSLQIPVFPEQTPEMDITTCPPEEFDTKTPPVPQVEQPSSEVSLPEPDQPLEQLAFHPAPQQTLELDESTHHISELSTPLKPEEPNAEDERKKWEEGRMDYMGKDAFEHIKKKLDTFLK
- the GYG2 gene encoding glycogenin-2 isoform X2, which codes for MAADQAFVTLGTDDDYCQGALVLGQSLRNHMTSRKLAVLITPQVSSAMRAVLCSVFDEVIEVDAIDSADSMHLALLERPELGVTFTKLHCWTLTQYSKCVFMDADTLVLCNVDELFDREELSAAPDSGWPDCFNSGVFVFRPSVETYNHLLQFATEHGSFDGGDQGLLNSFFSNWATTDIGKHLPFIYNLSSSVIYTYVPAFKHFGRDAKVVHFLGPAKPWHYKYNSQTRTVMQDDSTSGSQHQFSFLVLWWKIYYANILPLLEKLPEAEDAESQGQKHIFSGDEIRPKNESPLINSLQIPVFPEQTPEMDITTCPPEEFDTKTPPVPQVEQPSSEVSLPEPDQPLEQLAFHPAPQQTLELDESTHHISELSTPLKPEEPNAEDERKKWEEGRMDYMGKDAFEHIKKKLDTFLK